aGGAAACCTCTAAAAGTGTTGGACCCGGCTGGGATTTGGGATTTGtatgtgttgtcaaactgatgaagatgttttcttcatttgctgatgtttttttttttcaatttgcatgtgttttcttaagttgcagcatgTTGAGATTTCTCGGCCACCGTACAAGACAGCTGAATGATGAAGTTTACTTTGTGCTTTGTAAACTGaaacaaagtaaacaaaacattaacaacACACTGATATAAGAGCTTGTCGTTTGTCTGTCAATCAGGTGTGTTCCCAACCACTGATCTGTGCTCTCTGCATTTCCTTTCAGAATTATCATTGGCTGAAAGCaaggttaaaaaattattattttatttaagaagTAAATAAGAACAAGACCCTCCATCACATCACAATACATTATGTCGTGCAGCGCTCAAAACTTTGGACAACATAAGCCTGTTCCACCATAAAATAACCTCTGAATCATTGGTTCATTAAAACGATCtatctgaaaacaaaaaacaaaaaaattaactgaatgaAAAGTTGGTTCATCTGAGATTGAGGACATTCACACTGCTTTTttgaaaaatgcaatttttttgcaAAGCCGTTTCCAATTAAATCCActtggcggccatctttgaaaagCATCTCGTGCAAGCAAGTGCAACTTCTATCTCTTTGAATGGAGAAACATCATATTCTACAAAACTGCTTGTGataaaatttcatatttgaaatcaccaaataATTCTGATATTAACTGTGTCAAAAATGTTGTTTAGATCCACCAGAGTGCATTCACGGTCTTGAGCGCATGTCTCAGAACTATAGATATGTATACTTAGATGTCTCATTAGCCACTATAAGTAAGCCGGAAGCCATACTGTAAAAGGCAACTTAATGTCATTAACCATAGTAATCACTGAATACTGAAAAGATTCCACAATCCTGCACAGAACGGCTCATAGGTAATGGAATTTGAGGACCAAATCATGGTTATTGTTAATTTGACACAAATTTCTTGCACAGAGAAAACTTGAAGATGTGTTGAAGCATTGAATTTGATGCAGAGTACTGGGGCTGGACAAATTCCAAATATATTGCCAATATCATCCAGGATCCATCAAAAGAAAATGATCAGTCATTACCGTTAAACTTTTAATGTCTTTCactttttataattgtaaatgtaaacatttaaacttaAAACAAGCTCTTAAGCTcaaactttaaacttttttgttttatttcttagtGTCATTCAATAGATGCAACCCATGACTGGCACCACAACTTGCTGCTGAAACTGCTTGAGGAAAAAGCTTACGATCCTTGGAGGACATAAAGAGACAAAGACACTCAAACTTGTTAATGAAATTGCTTGATAAAGTGACACTTtcagtatggaagcatatgggtagcaatattcaatatgggatgtaatatgcaaaatgacaatgcaatatgtaaaaagacaatgcatttctgtatttacatttacattttccaatacatttgggcaacgtttggtgcaaaatgaaaatgacaattaaattacataattttaatttgccatttcatacaccagttttaatatgtaaaattaatagtaattttaacgtttataagttgcaaaattaaaatgaaaatgtattacagaaatgattagatatgtataacatgttcaagcaaaactgttgcaaaattatcatttaaatgctatttttctttattgcattaacactcacagtcaagagaCGATTgtattttcattcaatgtcctgCAATGAATGttgcaaaattcaatgtgcacattgaaaatgcattccgagccgatcaagagaggtcaagagactcaaatctcaagaagaggattcaagtgagagaacatggacaagacaatTGGTCCATGTAAGTTTTGATCaattcggtttatggcttcaatatttcattcgaacttgtgggcggagctgaaacgctcctttcatcatTGGTCGAATCACTccaccttcagctcggtcttttcattctttcagacagagtcagtgcgagtgaagcactgtaatgtctgaaaccaccgctcactgttaattagcataatatttgaatctgctgagacctgcaaattatttctaggttgtagtattgtatgaatattgtcccactgataaaaacagtgcaaatagttctgcctctgtgatgtgcacacatttctaaatgtaattgACAAATTTTCTTTAACATTATTTCAGGATATACAATTTCTAATTTTGGTTTAAATTgatctttttgtgtgtttttacttagTCGAGATGATAATGAGTCATCATCCACCCAACAGCATCTGGGGAAAGTGTTTCTGGCAGTGACTGCTGTGGGAATTCTGCTGTCTCAAACTTGGAGTTGGTGCTGGTATGCAAATAAAGTGTCATGAGTCTGCACCCGgtgttcctccctctcaccaccagagggcgccACTTCCCCATCTTCCGGACTCATTCTTCTTCACTCTTCACACGTGGTTCACTTTGCACAGCTGTTtcacccactcactcacacacacacacacacacctggtgctTATTTTCACGGACTATATATGCTTGTCTCACCCACCACTCTGCCTGGCTGTATTTGTTAATTATGAGTGTAAATTGTTAAGTGTCCATCACGTATGTGTATCTCGAGTCTTGCTTGTATTCCGAGGAGTTTATGTATGATCTGCGTGCAAGAACCGttcctgcttttgttttgtttctgcttTGTTGGCCTGTTCCTGTTGAAATTAAAAGTaattccctgcatttggacccagacccagTTTCTTCCACGGTGCCGTTCCTACCGTGCTGTGACAAAGTTGTTGTTGAGTCCATGAAAGGGTCCCTTAAGTCAGCTCAGATATTTTCATTGGTCCACTTAGACATGGAGCACAGTAGCCTACATAATTGTGGGGAAGAATAATTATTTTGCCCTTCCTTTCAATTTATGTCAACTATCATTGagattttgtctgtctgtcttttgacCAGGTTTTAtggtattttataaatgttttataggaGGAATGTGTTGAAGTTCTTGTTTAACAAATTTGAAGtgttttgatattatttttaacagttttatattcggcatactgtaaaataaaaaattgttcaaTTAACTGTATGTGCTTCATTGGTTCATGCGATTTCACAAAAGTAATTGTTAACAGAGCATTTTGTTATTCTGAAACTTAAAAAAGAATTGCAGTGATCCATGTACCAAAAACATCTCATTAATGTGTGAACTGAAGTGACACaatttgtgttatattttaacaCACATTTTGTGTTGAATTGAACTCAATATGTGAAAATAACGTGGTGTTTTTAACACATTTGTTTTAACAGTGTAGATTTATTTTagcacaaaaatatattgcatttgaGTAGCTGAGATTTGCTACAGATTACTTTATCATTCTATGCTCAACTCCAGCAATTAAATACTGAAGCAACCTTTTGTAGTTTGATAAGCCATATGGAGATTTTAAATTTAGGTCATTGACAGCTTCACCAAAGCAATGGCACAAAACCAGGGGTGTCATgcactcattattttttttattttacataaaaacctGTCTTGAGTAACAGATATGGGTGTCATATCATAGCATagttttaatacgactgacttcatatttaatgtgaatttaacactGACAGTTAATGTGAATAAATACGCTGCAAGTTATGATCCTTATCATAAAactttcattgtacagaaagaGAGCTAAGAACATTGCATTATCAAATAACTTTTTCATTGACAGATTAAGCACGCTCAGAAACTCCCATATAAATCACTCAAGCTGTTTACACAATGAATTGAATATCTTACTTagattcacacactcacacacacacacacacacacctgcactaTGTTGTTTCTAACTAAAGAATTTGCCAGAAAGAGTTAAgttgtagtgaaaaaaaaagacattttagcaATGAATCATCAGAACAACCTCTGACTGGCCACAgcattcataaactcaacagcattcataaactcaacagcattgtgtgtgattggttataatgcgcagtgcTGTATAAACGCAtgtgtctctggctcagtgccagccagcgaatgcagatttgaatttagcaacTGATGATATGATGCACTGAAcgatttaattattgaaaataatcttcagctattttttttttttttcttttggaagcCGTGTTCAAAATCTACTTGGCTCAAAAATCGGAGGGGTCACGTGCCTCTGCACAAAACAACcaacaaaacatcaaaaacacCTTTGTTTAACGtagtgttatattattattattattattacagctgTATGCATCTAAAAGTTTTACACTAAAACCCATTCACCCATCCCTGACTAATGGAAAGCCATAAtgacagttatttgaaatatgaGAAACATTGGGAAGTTTTTCTACAGTCCACTGTGCTGTTTTTCCACCTCACAGATTATTCAACAGCATATCAGTGTGTTGTTGTAATGGAATCACAAGTATGATGCCGTGGTTGGTAATAAGAAAAcggcattttaatatattcactGACTAGATGTACAGCATTATTTCTGAGTAACCATATGTTGACCTCGTCTCCTTTTAGATGTGAGCCATGTCTATGTTTATGTCTATGCACTTAGCAGATGCTGCAAATGGTTTGAAGTCGGCGTTCTGCTTCATTGTAACAGCACTGCTTCAACACATTCTTagaaactattaaaatatatctCTCGCTCTCTGATTTTCTGCTCTGACATACACAAATAGACTTGAGCTAAATGAATTAATGGTTGCCATAAAGAAATATGAATATAGGTCGGAGCAGCACACATAAaggacatgaaaaataaaagcagaTTGGCTCAAACTAAACATGAACATTCATTAGagtacaattaattaatttagttattggtttatttattgaCTTTTCTTACTAATTATCAGTGCGGATAACTTCATGATATAGCAGACACCGTTATATATTTCTTTGTGTATAAGTCTAAAAAGCAGGATGATTTATGTGCTATGATCGTACAATTTAGCACACTGAGAACATTATAGTCTTCAAAACTTTATTATTAGATTGCAATGTGCAGGGCACCAGCATAGAGAAAGAAAGCTGATATAAATGGCACAAGACTCTGAAGTGGTTTGCAGGTGGTCGTCGGCTCCATCAGCATCAGAAGTACTTGGTGGGATCTGATTTGTCACACATCTGAACGTGAACATGGGAAGTGATTCCAGGATAAACCGTCTGCATTGGGAGCAGAGTTCCAATCTTTTCCCCTTTCTTCAGGGTCCCAGAGTAACTGACCGGCTTAACATAGAACAGCTTGAAGCAGAGACCTGCCAGAAACATCATGTGGGGAGATATGAGATTAATGTGAGATTATGAATTTGATGTAAGAAATCTTTTTCCACATGCCctataatagtagtagtattttatcAAACAAGCACTTTATTTTCTACAAACATGAAAGTCTATAAAAGTAAGTTGCGCTGCACTGTTATTAATGCTTTTACAACATAAAACAGGTGTGATGTAAGTACAAACCTTCTCCGCGCAAGTTAATGCCATCATTGATAGCATTGTTCTTTATGTATGGTGCAGCTTTGCCGTTCAGCGTCACATCAAATGGAGCATAAACTGTGGCTCCGTCAGCACACACAATGTCAAGACCCCCATGTTTCCGTTTTCCACCATCTCTGCAGCACAAACACGCATTGAAGAATAATTCACCTCAAAATtagcattctgtcatcattcactcaacaTGATCAAATGTACGTTTACACAATCTTCTTCCCTCTGATAGACTGTACAGTAGCTCGCAAATCTTAAAGTACAATAAGACACGATGTGTCACGTTAGATATGAGTTCAGTGTCATCAAACATTATTTGATGTTGTGTGTCTTGTGTGAATAATAATGTTAGGACACATCAATTTCCACTGTATAAAGGCCTTGTCTGTCTGCAAAATATCTTATGTTTAAACTAAATAAGAtacatatttaa
This genomic window from Carassius auratus strain Wakin unplaced genomic scaffold, ASM336829v1 scaf_tig00035641, whole genome shotgun sequence contains:
- the LOC113082047 gene encoding leukocyte cell-derived chemotaxin-2, translated to MRLYILFSFLLLAVICSCRVDASQVKFGPLCSGNSSNRKRGCDTKYGCGSYGASRDGGKRKHGGLDIVCADGATVYAPFDVTLNGKAAPYIKNNAINDGINLRGEGLCFKLFYVKPVSYSGTLKKGEKIGTLLPMQTVYPGITSHVHVQMCDKSDPTKYF